TGTTTTGGTGGTAATAGCCAATCGCGGTCGTGCGAGTCATGACCTTGACGCCAAGCTCTTTGAGCTCCGCCACGGTTTTGGCAACCCAATCCCATGCCGGCATGTCTTCGATCATTGCCGACGGCTCGGACAGAAGCGATCCACCTGCTTCGGGGTTTTCATCAACAAGGGTCACTTGCGATCCGGCACGCGCCGCCGACAAGGCCGCCGCAAGACCGGCAGGACCGGCACCAATGATCAGAACATCGGTATGCAGATAACGCGATGCATAGTGATCCGGATCCGGTTCCGTCGGCGAAACGCCAAGACCGGCCGCCGCACGAATAAACGGCTCATAAACCTTGTCCCAGAAGGATTTCGGCCACATGAAGGTCTTGTAATAGAACCCTGCCGAAAACAGCATATAGGCCTTGTCGTTGATCGCACCAACGTCAAAGGACAGGCTGGGATAGCGGTTCTGGCTGTTGACCTGAAGGCCGTCCCAGATTTCCTGAACAGTTGCACGGGTGTTCGGCTCGAACCGGCCCGGACCACGGCGCGTGCCAACCAGTGCGTTCGGTTCTTCCGAACCGGCGGTCACGGCACCACGCGGGCGGTGATATTTGAACGAACGACCCATCAGGTGAATGCCATTGGCCAGCAATGCCGATGCAATGGTATCGCCTTTAAAACCTTTGATTTTCTTGCCGTCAAAGGTGAACTGGATGGGTTGGGTGTGATCGACGCGACCACGCCCGGAAACGCGGAAGCTGCTCATTTCGATTTCTCCAACAATTTGGACAGTTCAGGACGGGGATCATCGGTTTTATAGGTGATCAGGAACCGGTCACTAACCGTGTCACGTACAGCGTTGAAATATCGACCGCAGCCATGGAAATGGCGCCAGCGTTCATAATGCGGGCCCTTCACGTTGGTGCGGATGAACAGGAAATCACGCCATTCTTCGTCACTGACCGACGACGGATCGGCCGGACGTGCAATATGCGCTTCACCGGCATAGGTAAATTCCAGTTCCGGCAGGGTCTGATTGCAATAGGGGCAATGGATCAGAAGCATGTCCGGTCTCCTTAGTGCGCAACAGCGGCAGCAGCGGCTTCGTCAATCAGACGGCCGGTGCTGAAACGTTCAAGGGTGAAGGGCGCGTTGGCCGGATGCGGATCATCCTTTGCCACGGTCCATGCCAGTGTGTGGGCGGCACCCGGGGTTGCCTTGAACCCGCCGGTACCCCAGCCACAGTTGACATAAAGACCCGGCACCGGCGTCTTGCCAAGGATGGCCGAACGGTCCGGGGTCACATCAACAATGCCACCCCATTTACGCAGCATGCGCATGCGGTTGAAGATCGGGAAAATCTCGCAGATCGCGGCAACCGTATGTTCGATCAGCGGCAAACCGCCACGCTGGGAATAACTGGTATACTGGTCGGTGCCCGACCCAATCACGAGCTCGCCCTTGTCAGACTGGCTGATATAGGCGTGCACGCTGTTGGACATGACGACACAGGGGAAGATCGGCTTGATCGGCTCGGACACCAGCGCCTGCAACGGATAGCTTTCAAGCGGCATGCGAACACCTGCCGTATCCATCACAACCGAGGTGTGACCAGCAGCCGAAACGGCAACCTTTTTCGCGCCAATGAAACCCTTGGCGGTTTCAACACCGGTGACACGGCCATCCGGGCCACGGCGAATGGCCGTTACCGGGCAGTTCTGAATGATATCAACACCACGCGCCGCCGCCCCACGAGCATAACCCCATGCCACCGCATCATGGCGTGCAGTACCCGCGCGACGCTGAAGGGCAGCACCAACGACGGGATAGCGTGCAGTGGGCGAAATATCGAGTGGCGGGCAGAATTCCTTGGCTTCCTCGGCCGACAGCCAGACGTTATCTACACCGTTCAGGCGGTTGGCATGTACGTGACGCTGGAAGCTCTGAACATCATGCACGTTGTGCGCCAACATCAGAACGCCGCGCTGCGAATACATGACGTTGTAATTCAGATCCTGACTCAGCCCATCCCACAGATCAAGCGCGTGGTCATAAAGCTTGGCACTTTCGTCATAGAGGTAGTTCGACCGAATGATCGTCGTGTTACGGCCGGTGTTCCCACCGCCAAGCCAGCCCTTGTCTATCACGGCGACATTGGTGATGCCGTGTTCCTTGGCCAGATAATAGGCCGCACCAAGACCATGACCACCCGCGCCGACGATGATGACATCGTATTCGGCCTTCGGCTCACTGTCGGGCCATTGCGGCTCCCAGTTTTTTTGGCCGCTAAGGGCGTTTTTGATAAGCGATAGCGCAGAAAAATGGGTCATGATTATACGATCCCCCGATTTACCATTGCCGGAACTCTATCAATGTCCATGCTCTGCGGACTGGATAATTGCGACAATTTCATTGTATATTTTTGCCATGAACTCTTTTTCGAGCCCGGGATCAAACCCCGGTAAACCCAATGCAAAAAAGCGCCTTCGCGTCGCCTTTCTGCTGGCAGACAATTTCACGCTGACAGCGTTTGCCAGTTTTGTCGATGTCTTGCGTCTTTCGGCCGATGAAGCCGACCGTTCGCGGCCCATTCACTGCGACTGGACGGTGCTGTCTGATACCATGAACCCGGTGCGATCCAGTTGCGGGGTCAAGGTGCAGCCTGACACACGCCTGCGCAATGCCGGTGACTACGACTATATCGTGGTTGTCGGCGGCCTAATTCAAGAACAAGGCGGGTTTTCATCTGATTGCATCACCTATCTCAAGGCGGCTGCCGCCAAGGGCAAAAACCTGATCGGGTTGTGTACCGGTGTTTTCGCGCTGTATGAGGCGGGGTTGCTTGAAGGATACCGATGCTGTGTCAGCTGGTTTCACCATGACGAATTCGTCGCACGGTTTGAGGCCGCCCAACCGGTTTCCGATCAGATCTTTGTCGTTGATCGGGATCGCCTGACCTGTTCGGGTGGGCATGGCGCGGCCCATCTGGCGGCCTGGGTGGTGGAAAAGCACATCGGTCGAACGGCTGCGACCAAAAGCCTGAGTATCATGATCATCAACGAGGCCATGACCGGCGAAAACCCGCAACCGGGCTTTCAGACCGATCTGGTTGCCCGCGAACCACTGGTGAAAAAGGCGCTTCTGCGGATGCGCCAGAATATTGAGTCGCCGGAAACCGTCGCCAAAATGGCCGAAAAACTTGGCGTCACACGCCGTAAGCTCGAACGGGTGTTTAACGCCGATATCGGCATTTCACCATCACGAGCGGCCCTGCGCATCCGGCTTGATGCCGCCAAAAAGCTGCTTGGCGAAACCGGAAAAACAACCACCCAGATCGCACTAAGCACCGGTTTTTGTGATGCATCGCACTTCATTCATGCCTTCAAGGCCGAAATCGGCATGAACCCGTCGGAATACCGAAACACGGTTTCTACGGCCCAGCCCTGATCAGGCATCAATGGTGACTTGCCCAATCGGGTTTGAGCAGCAGGCAAGGATATAGCCTTCCTCGATATCATCATCGGTGATGCCACCGTTATGGACCATATGCACTTGGCCCTCGGTCTTGCGCACCTTGCAGGTGCCACAAATCCCCATCGAACAGCCTGACGGGATCACGAGTCCTGCGGTGCGCGCCGCGGCAAGAACGGTATCGGTTTGGGTGCAATTTGCCGTGATGCCAGATGCGGTGAATGCGATGACAGCCTTGCTGTCCTCATCAGGCACGACATCATCGGGCACGTCTTCTGCTTCCATTGTCGGCGCGTGGAAGCTTTCCTGATGGTAGCGATCCATATCATAGCCAAGCCCGACCAGAACCTCGCGCACGGCCTGCATGAACGGTTCAGGTCCGCAACAGAACACTTCACGTTCAAGATAATCCTGTGCCATCAGGCCCAGCATTAGCTGATTGAACGTGCCCAAATACCCGGTCCATGGCTTGTAGGGATCGGCTTCTTCGACCACCCATTTCAGGGCAATGCCGTTAATCCGCGACGCGCTGTGCTCCAAACGTTCGCGAAAGATGATCTCGGACGGGCGTTTCGCACAATTAACGAACACGATGTCGGGATCACGCCCCGCGTCATAAAGATAGGTCGTCATCGACATCATCGGCGTGATACCCGATCCCGCCGAAATGAACAGGTATTTGTCCGCCGGATGGTTAATGAGTGAAAAGCTGCCCGCCGGTCCCTTGGCCCGAATGCGCACGCCCGGACGCAAATTATCCAGCATCCAGCGCGTACCGACCGAACCCGCCTGCGCCTTGACCGTCACCGTCAAGGATGTCGGCCGCGATGGTGAAGATGAAATCGTAAAGGTACGATAAAGCGGCCCGCCCGGCATCGGGAGCTCCAAGGTCAAAAACTGCCCCGGGTCATAGCTAAACAACGCGCCCGACACCGACTGGAAGCAAAATGTCATGACATTGGGGGCTTCTGGCAGGAACGAAACACATTCCAGTTCCTCAGCGTCCGACCAAAAGGCAAGCTTTGGTTTCTCGATCACAGACATCGCCCTACTCCGCCGCGATCAATCTGGTTTGGGTCAGCCTGTCCGACAGGGTTTTCGCATACCAGTTGCCGAACTGGGCAACACCGGCTTCGTGGATTTCGGAATACGGACCGACCTTGTAGGCCGGTGTCGCAATGCCGCGCTGATTGTTCTCGACCACTTCCTTGTCTTCGGCATTGGTCGCAAGCCAGACTTCGGTAAGACGTTTCAGATCATAGTCACGGCCTTCAACCGCGTCCTTGTGGACAAGCCACTTGGTGACGACTTCCGTTTCCATCGGGCTGATGGGCGTCACACGGAAAACAAGCGCATGATCAGACAGAAAATGGTTCCAGGTTGACGGATAATGGAACTTCAAAAGCGATCCGGCATTTTTGAACGGGATGTTGGAGTTCGGCAAACTGACGGCCGCCTTGGTATCAAGTGTGTAGCTTTCGGCTTCACCCAGAAGCGGCACACGCACCAGACGCCATTCACCACTGTCTGCCATCTGATAGGCAGATGGCGCCCCGACCACCTCGCAGCGGGCCACATGATCATCAAGCACACTGGCCACGACACCATCAGATGTACTGCCGATCGCACGCGCATCTTCCGGGAAGGTCCGGCACAGGGATGGGTGGTTGCCCCCGCAGTGATAGCATTCCCGATTATTCTCCCAGACCAGCTTCCAGTTGGCCTTTTCGATAATCGTACTTTCGAATGCGACCTTGGAATTTTCCAGATCGTGTGGCGCAAGATAGCGTTCGGCGGCCTTCGCAAACGGTTCAATATCCGGTGCGTTTTCAGCAAGGCAGATATAGACCAAGCCGTGGATCACCTGGCAATGAACCGGGCTTAACCCGAATTTTGAATTGTCAAAGTCCGGCCCCATATCACGCGCCCTAAGCAACTTGCCATCAAGGTCATAGGTCCACTGATGATACGGGCAAACCAACCTTGGATTTCGGCCCTTTTTGGTTTTGCACAGAACCGACCCACGATGACGGCATGAATTGTGAAATGCCCGCACGACCTGATCATTGCCACGTACGATAACGACGGAATAGGCACCGACTTCATAAATGACGTAATCGCCCGCCCTGGGGATTTCACATGCCGGGATCGCAAACAGCCATTCCTTGTAATGAATGTTTTCAAGGTCGAGCTCAAAGATCGATTGATCCGTATAGAACGGCTGTTCCAGGGAATATCCGGGAACGCGACGCGCCAAAAGATCTTGGACTGAATGCGGCATAACGGGCATGGCGGAAATCCGTTTCTTGATGGTTAGAAGCAACCAAAAGTGTGAACTTCATGCCGCGATTTACAACGGCATTAATTTTCATCTTGGTTTAGCTCACCTAATCTGAAAAACTCACCTAAGTTACGCTGCTCTGTTTTCAGGAGAGGCTCTTGGCCCACCCATATGATCTGTCTTCGATAAATGCCCTGATCTGCTTTGAGGCAGCTGGTCGCAATATGAGCTTCAAGGATGCGGCGGCAGAACTCAATGTCACGCCAGCGGCTGTAAGCCACCAGATCAAGGCGCTTGAGGCCGATATTGGCAGTGCGCTTTTCATTCGCCGCAACCGCGGGGTGGAGCTGACCGAGAAAGGTGCCTTCCTTCTCGTCGCCCTGCAAAGGGGCTTTGAAACCATTTCCGATACGGTCATTCAGTTGCGCGATCAACCCGAAACGGTTGATGTCACAATCCGCACGACAACGGCGGTCAGTTCACTTTGGCTTACGCCAAAAATTGCCGCCTTCTGGAAAATTCATCCCAATATCACTGTCTCGCAGATTGTATCGGACGTGCCGGGCATGACGGGGCATTGTGACCTTAGCATCCATTACAGCAACCCCGATGACGGGGCCAATGGATATTACAAACTGTTTCAGGATCGCGTGGCCGCCATCGGCACACTGGCCTTCAAGGCAGAACAAAACATCGAAACGATTGATGATCTTTTGCGTGCGCCCCTGATCCATCTGCATAACGAGGAAACCGACTGGACAACATGGACCGACTGGTTCCGCGCATTGGGACGCCCGGCCCCAAAGGGCCGCAGCTTCAAGCTCAACAATTACACGATTGCGCTTCAGGCCGCACAGGATGACGTCGGTGCGGTGCTTGGCTGGGACGAGCTGGTTGGGCCTCTGCTGGAAGACGGACGCCTGATCAAACTTGTGCCTGACGAAATCCCCTCGCCGATGGGGTTTTATCTGCGCGTCCATCCGCGCGCATCCGAAAAGGCCCGCATATTTGTCGACTGGCTGATCGATGCCGCCTGAGATAGCGGGAAACGGCAAGCGCGACACACTGCCACGCTTGCCGTACACATCAGACGTCTTTTAACAAACGCAATGCATCATAGATCGCCGCATGGGTATTGCGTGCCGATACCGCATCCCCGATCCGGAACAGCTGATAGGTCCCGTCGGGATTGCGCACGACCGATTGCGGCTTTCCGGCCAAAAGGTCGTCATGCGACATTTCACCATGGTTCGATGAGCCGGGCTTGAGATCAAAATAGATATCATCAAGTGGAATGGTGCCGTGGTTGACCACGATCTGATCAACAATGCGTTGCTTGACAACCCCGCCATAGTCACTGCCGACATGCGCAATGAGTTGATTGCCCTGTTTTTCGACCGCTTCAAGGCGATAGGTCACCGTAAAGGTGGTATCAAGTTTCTGCATGCTGCGCATATAGGGCACAAGGTTCATCGCCATGACTTCGGGCGCGAATGACCGATCCGGGGTCATGATTTCGACCTTGGCCCCTGATTTGGCAATCAGTTCGGCTGCCTGTAAACCGGCATGATCCCCGGCATCGTCATAAACCAGAACATTGGAGCCCGGCTTGACGTCGCCCGAAATGATATCCCAGGTCGACACTACCAGATCATTGCCCTTTGACAGGACTTCGGTATCGGGCATGCCGCCGGTGGCGATGATCACCACATCGGGGTTTTCGGCCGTAATCGTGTCGGCCTCGGCCCAGGTATTGAAATGGAAAGTCACACCAAGTCGGGTGCACTCGGCCATGCGCCAGTCGATGATGCTGATCATTTCGCGGCGGCGTTCGTTCTGCGCGGTCAGCCGGATCTGCCCACCGGGATTTGGGGCGGCCTCGAAGACGACAACCTCGTGGCCGCGTTCGCCGGCAACACGTGCGGCTTCCATACCCGCCGGGCCGGATCCGACAATCACGACCTTTTTACGGGTTTCTGCCTTTTCAATGATTTGGGGCATCGAAAGCTCGCGGCCGGTTGCGGCGTTATGGATGCAATAGGCCGACCCGCCCTGATAAATGCGATCAAGGCAATAGTTTGCCCCAACGCACGGGCGGATTTCGTCTTCGCGCTTTTCAATGATCTTGCGGACAATATGCGGATCGGTGATATGCGCACGCGTCATGCCCACCATATCAACCTTGCCCGAAGCAATCGCATGACGCGCAGTTGCCACGTCAGGGATTTTGGCGGCATGGAAGGTCGGGAATTCGGTTGCAGCACGAATTTCACCAGCAAAATCCAGATGCGGTGAATTGGCCATACCCTGAATCGGGATCACATCAGTCAGCGCAGCATCGGTATCAATACGCCCACGAATAACGTTCAGGAAATCGACCATCCCGCTGTCTTTAAGACGCTTGGAAATCTCAAGACCATCGGACGGGGTCAAGCCGCCATCAATACATTCATCCCCGGTATAGCGCACACCGACAATGAAGTCGGACCCAACGCGCTTGCGAATTTCGGTCAACACATCAAAGGTGAACCGCAGGCGGTTATCAATGCTGCCACCATAGGGGCCATCAAGTTCGTTGGTCAGCGGCGACCAGAACTGATCCATCAGATGGCCATAGGCCTGAAGCTCGATCCCGTCCATGCCGCCTGCCTTCATGCGTTCGGCCGCATCGGCATAATCCTTGATGATGCGCTCGATATCCCAGTCTTCCATTTTTTTCGGGAAGGCCCGGTGGGCGGCTTCGCGTTTGTGCGATGGGGATACCACTGGCAACCAGTTTGCCTTGTCCCAGCGCGTGCGACGCCCCAGATGGGTTAGCTGGATCATAACCGCCGCCCCCTGTTCATGCACCGCATCGGTCAGGTCCTTCATCCACGGAACGACTTCATCCTTCCAGACCAAAAGGTTGTTGAAAACCGGCGGACTGTCCTTTGACACCGCGGCCGACCCCGCCGTCATGGTCATGGCAACGCCGCCCTTGGCACGTTCCACATGATAGGCACGATAACGGTCCTTTGGCATGCCATCCTCGGGATAGGCCGGTTCGTGCGACGTCATCATGATGCGGTTACGCAGCGTCAGATGTTTAAGCTGATAAGGCTGAAGAAGCGGATCGTTGGACATGTGCGGGGCTCCGGATTTGATCTCTCTGCCCATGACGATATTCAAAAATGTACAGTTATGTCAATTTTAAGTTCACTGATGTATATTTTAGATACATTCATGTACACTCTGCTTGTCGCGGCCCGGGCAGTTTGCTAAGGAAACGTCCATGGAAGAACAGATTGAAGATATCGCAGGACAAAATAGCGGTTGGCGCGGATCGGCGGAGATTTGGCTGAATGCGGCCTATGACGCCCTGCTTGAAACAGGTGTCGATGGCGTCAAGATCCAGCCACTGGCAAAACGCCTGAACCTGTCACGCACCAGCTTCTATTGGTTTTTCAAGGACCGGAAGGAGTTGCTGGGTGCGCTGCTGGATCTGTGGCGCGAAAAAAACACCGGCAATCTGATCAAACAGACCGAGGCCTATGCCGAGACCGTCTCGGAAGCGATGCTGAACATCATCGATTGCTGGCTGATGCCCGACCTGTTTGATTCGCGTCTTGAATTTGCCGTGCGCAGCTGGTCGATGCAGTCCAACGATGTCAGGGCCGAGATTGAAAAGGCCGATCAGCAACGCCTTGATGCGCTCGCCAAACTGTTCATCCATTTCGGACAGGAAGAACGCATGGCCGATGTCCGCGCCCGTGCGATCTATCTGGTACAGATTGGCTATATCTCGATGAAAGCAAACGAAGATCTAGCCGTGCGCATGGCGCGCATTCCCGGCTATGTCGAAACATTCTGCGGTCAGGCCCCGACGCAAAGCGAACTCAACCGGTTTTACGCGCGGCACAATTTTGCGCCCTGAACCGGTCAGCTCATCAGATTTGCAGGGCGGCCAAACCCACCTTTGGGCTCAGAACTCAGCCTTGAAAATCGTATCATCAAGGAATTGATCCATCCCGACAAGTGATCGATCCGGTGCGTCTGCGGCACCTTCGACACGCCAGTCATCCTGCGGAACCAGAACATCCAGCCCGGCAACTGCCGCTCGATAAAGGTCCGGTCGGAAGACATCGGGAATGACGGCTTTAAGATCCGTGTCTTGGGGGATTTGTCGCCAACGCTTCATTTGTTCGCCAATCCAGCGACCCTGTGACAACCACGGGAAAGTTGCGGTGTAGCGGTAAAAGACATGGCGGTCAGGCAGATCGATGGGCGGCTCCCCCGGACGCAAGACCGGCTTACCGCTCAGCGATGCCTTCAGCACTTCAAACGGCGCGCCGACATTGGCCTCCTCAGACAGTATATGTGCCAGCTCAACGCGGTTCCCCGGCTGGTCTGCCCATTCAGCAGCCCTGACAAGCGCACGCACAAGTGCAGAAACAAGTTCCGGATTGCTCTGCGCCCAGTCTTCCCGCAGACCAAGAACCTTCTCGGGGCTTCGTGACCAGATATCGTCCTTAAGCGCAACAATCACACCATCACCGTGAAACACCGCCCGCTGGTTCCATGGTTCGCCAACGCAGTAACCATCCACCCAACCATTACGCAGACTGTCAAACATGCGCGGCGGCGCGATCACGCCGATATTCACATCCATGTCCGGATCAATTCCGGCTGCCGCCATCCAATAGCGAAGCTCATAGTTATGGCTTGAGAACGGAAACACGGTGGCAAAGGACAGGATCGGGCGCCCTTCGGCCTTGTCTTCATCAATGACCTTTTTAAGCGCCCTTGCGGACCGCCCGCGCGGCCCAAGCATCGCATTCGGGTCGGCCTCCAACATGCGCTGATAAAGCTGGGTCGAGACCGTAATCGCATTACCACCACGGCCCAACGCCATCGGCACGACGATATTTTGAACCGGCAGTCCGCCAAGCCCAAGCCGCGCGGCGATCGGAATTCCCGCCAAAAGATGGGCTGCTTCAAACATGCCAAAGGAAAGCTTGTCACGAATGGCTGCCCATGACATTTCACGGACCAGTTCCAGATCGATATCTTCCTGCTGGGCAAACCCCATTGCACGCGCCACCACCGGAATGGCACAGTCGACCAGTGGAACAAAACCAAGACGAACCTTGTTAGCCATCCATCAAAACTCCAACTGAAACGCCGTTATAACGCTTTGCGCGATTTCATAAATCTTGCGATTTTGCTTCATGGCGTTTTTGCGCAGCAGCGCATAAGAATCTTCTTCGGACAGACCTTTTTCTTTCATCAGGATGCCCTTGGCCCGTTCAATCAGTTTGCGTTCATTGAGCTTCGCCTGCGCTTCATCACGTTCGCGGCGCAGCTGGTCAAAGACGTTGAACCGTGAAATCGCCATTTCGACAATCGGGCGAATGCGGTCCTGACGCAGACCATCAACCACATAGGCACTGACACCTGCCGAAACCGCCTCGTGGATCATGGATGCGTCACTTTGATCAACGAACATCGCAATCGGGCGCGCAATGGCGCGCGACACCTGAAACATCTGTTCAAGCGTGTCGCGGTCGGGGTTTTCAAGATCGATGATGATGATGTCTGGTGCCAACGCCTGAATGCGTTCGACCAGATTGTGGGACGTGCCAATACGGGCCACGCGGGTATAGCCGCTTTCAACCAGACCACGTTCGACAATCGCCGCACGGTCCGGATTTTCGTCAATCACCAGAATATTGAATTCTTCCAGCTTCACCAACTAACCCTAACTCCCTGACAGCCTGAAATGGCTGCGCCTCTCTGAGATATTTTTTATATGCTCCGTCCCGTTTACGGGTCCGGATTATTGGTTTCGGGATGCGGCGCCGACCGCATCCCGAAAAGATCATATCAAACAGCGTATCTTATTCAGCCGGAACCGGCTGCGCTGTACCCGAAGTCCCGAAACGTTCTGACTGTGCCGCATCGAAACGCGCCTTTTCTTCGGCCTGGGTTTCCGCCGAGAAACGGACTGCCAAAGCCGCGAACGAGCAGACGATCACGGCCAGACCGAGATACAGAAGACCTTCCTGATAGGTAAGTGCTTCGGACTTGAACAGGAAGCCGGCTGCGACCGCGCCAGCATTACCGCCCGCACCGACAATACCGGCAACGGAGCCAAGCGCCTTGCGGTTAACGAACGGCACGATCCCGAAGGTCGCACCTTCTGACATCTGAACAAACAGCGAGAAGACGATCATCACCGAAACGGCTACAACCAGTGCTTCCATCTGCGAGAAGGCAACAAGTGCGACGCCTTCGATGAACAGTGCCATGAACAGGAATTTCACACGACCCGAAATGCCACCCTTGGCAGCAAATTTGTCCGAGAACACACCACCCAGCGTACGGGCAAAAATGTTCATCAAACCAAACAGACCGGCAATCATGCCAGCGGTTGCCAATGAAAGCTCAAACTTGTCGAAGAAATAGATCGCAGCAATGTTGTTGATCGTCAGTTCGACACCAAAGCAGGCGGCATACACCAGGAACAATGCCCAGACACGGTAATCGGAAACGGCCGCCATCATGCCCTTGGCGGCACCGGCAGTATCGTCTTCCGGCTTAAGCGCGCCACTTTTGCGCATGTCGGCATAGTTGCCTTCCGGGCAATCGGTGGTGAAGACCCAGTACAGCACGGCAACAACCAGCATGATCGCACCCGGGAACACCATCGCCAGACGCCAGCCCATGGTTTCAGCCACGCCAAAACCAAGAACCATCGCAAGGATTGCTGGCATGACCATTTGGGTCACGCCACCGCCAAGGTTACCCCAACCCGCCGTCGTGGCATTGGCCGTACCGACAACGTTTGGCGCAAACATCATGGAGGTATGATACTGCGTGATGACAAAGGATGCGCCGATGGACCCAATGGCCAGACGGGCAAGCAGGAAGGTTTCATAACTGTCGGCAAGACCGATCAGCATGACCGGAAGCGACCCAAGCACCAGAAGACCGGTATAGGTCTTGCGCGGGCCGATCTTGTCGCAAAGCGGTCCGATCAAAAGTCGGACCAGAACCGTAATCG
Above is a window of Thalassospira sp. ER-Se-21-Dark DNA encoding:
- a CDS encoding TetR/AcrR family transcriptional regulator — translated: MEEQIEDIAGQNSGWRGSAEIWLNAAYDALLETGVDGVKIQPLAKRLNLSRTSFYWFFKDRKELLGALLDLWREKNTGNLIKQTEAYAETVSEAMLNIIDCWLMPDLFDSRLEFAVRSWSMQSNDVRAEIEKADQQRLDALAKLFIHFGQEERMADVRARAIYLVQIGYISMKANEDLAVRMARIPGYVETFCGQAPTQSELNRFYARHNFAP
- a CDS encoding CmpA/NrtA family ABC transporter substrate-binding protein; translated protein: MANKVRLGFVPLVDCAIPVVARAMGFAQQEDIDLELVREMSWAAIRDKLSFGMFEAAHLLAGIPIAARLGLGGLPVQNIVVPMALGRGGNAITVSTQLYQRMLEADPNAMLGPRGRSARALKKVIDEDKAEGRPILSFATVFPFSSHNYELRYWMAAAGIDPDMDVNIGVIAPPRMFDSLRNGWVDGYCVGEPWNQRAVFHGDGVIVALKDDIWSRSPEKVLGLREDWAQSNPELVSALVRALVRAAEWADQPGNRVELAHILSEEANVGAPFEVLKASLSGKPVLRPGEPPIDLPDRHVFYRYTATFPWLSQGRWIGEQMKRWRQIPQDTDLKAVIPDVFRPDLYRAAVAGLDVLVPQDDWRVEGAADAPDRSLVGMDQFLDDTIFKAEF
- a CDS encoding ANTAR domain-containing protein, producing the protein MKLEEFNILVIDENPDRAAIVERGLVESGYTRVARIGTSHNLVERIQALAPDIIIIDLENPDRDTLEQMFQVSRAIARPIAMFVDQSDASMIHEAVSAGVSAYVVDGLRQDRIRPIVEMAISRFNVFDQLRRERDEAQAKLNERKLIERAKGILMKEKGLSEEDSYALLRKNAMKQNRKIYEIAQSVITAFQLEF
- a CDS encoding MFS transporter, yielding MRTFHLTWLSFFLCFFGWFGIAPLMPLVRDDLGLSKSEIGSTIIASVAITVLVRLLIGPLCDKIGPRKTYTGLLVLGSLPVMLIGLADSYETFLLARLAIGSIGASFVITQYHTSMMFAPNVVGTANATTAGWGNLGGGVTQMVMPAILAMVLGFGVAETMGWRLAMVFPGAIMLVVAVLYWVFTTDCPEGNYADMRKSGALKPEDDTAGAAKGMMAAVSDYRVWALFLVYAACFGVELTINNIAAIYFFDKFELSLATAGMIAGLFGLMNIFARTLGGVFSDKFAAKGGISGRVKFLFMALFIEGVALVAFSQMEALVVAVSVMIVFSLFVQMSEGATFGIVPFVNRKALGSVAGIVGAGGNAGAVAAGFLFKSEALTYQEGLLYLGLAVIVCSFAALAVRFSAETQAEEKARFDAAQSERFGTSGTAQPVPAE